The Fibrobacter sp. UWB2 genomic interval ATATCTTGGCGTTGGTGCCGCTTTTGTTTCTTTGTCTGTGGGGGAATACGAGGATGTGGTCGGTATTCTTGTTCGCCCGTAGGTTTGTTTGTGCGTGCTTGTGCGCTCGGCTCTGTATGGGCCTGCTTTTGCTTCTGGGATTGCTGTTGGCGCCGGGACGCGTCTTGGCTGCGGAGGGGCATGCTTCGTTTGCCTCGCTTTTGGCAGGCGGGCTTTCGCCTGTCGGGCTTGGCGGTTACCATTCGACTCCTGCACGGTATGCGGTACCTTCGTACGGCGTTTCGTATTACTGGATGGACGATGTGGACGAATCTTCGTGGAATTTGTCGCTTGAATTTGGGAGCGATGCTTACCGCGTGGGGGCTTTTGTCGCTTATCTGTCGATGGATTCGCTGTACCGCAATTTGTATTCAGAAATGTCGTTTGCTAAGACCTGGACACTGTTAGCTTTAGGCGTGAGCTATGGGCTTGATGTGAACTGGGTTCCGGGTGATGCGCTTTGGACGCGTCACCGGTTCAAGTGGGCGTGCGATTTTAAATGGCGCGAGATCCATTTGGCGGGAATGCTGAGCGGATTTTTGGATGAGGGCGTTTCTCCTATGGTGGGGGTTCACTGGAATACAGACGAGGTTGTCTCCGCATTTATGGAATGCGATTTTGACTACATCTATGTGGGGGCGAATTTTCGCTGGAAAATCGCTGAAATTAGCACGTCTTATCGTTTTCCGGACTTTGCCGTGGCGCTCCAGTTTTCTGTTAGCGGTGCGCATTATGGTGCGTCTTACGCACGAGGTTTCAAACACAATTCTATAGGGTGGAATGGTTTTCATCTTAAGAAAAAAATCTAAATTTGGGGCATGAAACGCATCGTCCTTCTTTTGCTTGCATTGTCTGTATTTTGTGTTGCTAAACCTGCGGACGAGTCTACGGATGCGCAGGCCTTGCCCGAAGAAGAGTCCTTGCGTGATTCAACGATTACGGTGTACATCCATCCGTTGAACTTTATGGTGCCGTATTCGCACTTTTGGGGCGGCATCAACGTTCCGAACGGCATTACGGACTATCCGCAGTTTTTTTTGACGCTGGAATGGAAGTTGATGGAGAAAATTTCTCTTATCTCGACTCCGCATTTTGTACGCGTGGACCGCACCGAAGACGACGACGATGGCTACAAAATTTACGATATCGGCTTGCAGGAAAGTTTCCGCTTGTATGGCGTTGGCGGCAAGCGCTGGCGCTATTTCCAGGCGGGAATGATTGTGGATCACCTGAATATCGATACGGAAAAGCATGGGGACTTTAATGGCTGGCTGTGGGGCTTTATGCTCAATGGCGGTGTCAAGAAGGTCCTGAATGATGGGGAAGGTTTCTTTGGGCGTTTTGCCGTGTTCCTCGATGCCGGATTTGGCTATGTCTGGACGAGTAAATTTGAAGCGGACCGCAAGAACGCCTTCTTCAAGATGGACAAGGGCCTTGTCATCGATATTAATGCCGCAATAGGCTTCCAGATTTAAACGAAAAGCACTTCTCAAAGAGAAGTGCTTTATCGCGGGATAGACGAGGCTTGAACTCGCAACCTCCGGCGTGACAGGCCGGTGCTCTAACCAAAATTGAGCTACCACCCCAAAATCGTTTCCGATTCTTTGGTAGTGGACGATAACGGATTCGAACCGCTGACATTCTGCTTGTAAGGCAGACGCTCTGAACCAGCTGAGCTAATCGTCCGAATAATTACTTGTCTTTTTCCTTGCCGCTGTAAAGGATTCCAAGAGGAATAATCACAACATAAGCAATCGTCAAGATAATCGGTGCAACAGAAAGGCTTACCGGATTATCTGCCGGACCTGTACCCAAGCAAATAAAGCCAATAATGAGTAGTAAAATGCCAATACCGATAAGAATGAGATTCTTTTTGTTCAACATTTTCTACAACCTCGAGTTACGAGCCAAATATACAAATATTAAAAGTCTTGTCAACCGAAAACGCCTGTTTTTCACAAAAAAATGAAATTTTTATGTGGGTGGAAAATTTGACTGTGAAGGCTTGTGTGTATGCTGACCCCGGCACAGAGGCCGGGGTGACTGCAAAAACGAAAAGCACTTCTCAAAGAGAAGTGCTTTATCGCGGGATAGACGAGGCTTGAACTCGCAACCTCCGGCGTGACAGGCCGGTGCTCTAACCAAAATTGAGCTACCACCCCAGTGGTTTGATTCAGTCTTTCAACCGAACGAACCAAATATAAAAAGAATTAATTCGTGTGTCAAGGGATATAGGCGATTTTCTTTAAATTTTTTTCGCCTATCTCTGACCAGGGTATTTGACGCGGGTGTGGTACGTGCCGTCGAGACTGTGGAGGAACGCTTCTTCGAGCTTGGAAAGTTCCTTTACAGACAAATTGCTCTCGTTGAACTGCCCGTCCATGAACTTGTCAAGAATCGTCTTGTGGATCATGGATATGAGCGCTTCGGAGGAGGTGTCTGTCATGGAACGGCTGGTTGCTTCGATGACGTCTGCAAGCATGAGGATTGCGGTTTCCATGCTCTGTGGGCGCGGGCCCTTGTAGCGGAAATCCTCTTCCTTGACTTCCTTACCGGTTTCCTTGGCGAGTTCAGTTGCTTTATGGTGGAAGAACTGGATAAGCGTTGTGCCGTGGTGTTCCTGGATGCCTGTGGCGACGAGTTCCGGAATCTTGTATTCCTTGGCGAGCAGCATGCCCTGCGAAACGTGACCGGTCAAAATCTTGACGGACTGGTATGGGTCGAGGTTGTTGTGCGGGTTCACGCCTTGCTTCTGGTTTTCGGTGAAGTATTCGGGGCGCATCGTCTTGCCGAGGTCATGGTAGAGCGCCATCACGCGGACGAGGAGCGAATTTGCACCAATGCTTTCGGCAACGCTTTCGGCGAGGTTCGAAACCTGGATGCTGTGGTGGAACGTACCCGGTGCAAGTTCCGAAATGCGCTTGAGGGCCGGGCGGTTGAAGTCCGACATTTCCATGAGCGTAAGCACTGTCGTGATGCTGAAGACCTTTTCGACGACGTGGATCAAGAGCACGGATGCGACTGCGGTAAAGATGATGATGTTTGCGCTTGCCGCAATGAGCGTCTGGTAGAATGTCGCAAAGTTGAATCGGTTACGCAGGAGAAGCATAATGCTCACGGATGCGGCTGCGGCGACAATGCCTGCGATCATGCTCCAGGCAAACTGCACACGGTAGCGCATACGGAAGAGCGGGGCAATCACGGCGATGTTTACGACCAAACTTGTAAGCGTTGCGGCGAGGTCGTAGCCGTTCAAAATGCCGTAGAACCCGGCAGAGAATGTCGCAAATGCAAGTCCCATGCGGGCGTCATAGAGCACGACTGCAATCACAGGCGTAAACGTAATCGGGTACAGCCACATGAAGTCGATGGCGTCGGGGAGGATACTTTCGGGGCGGCTGAGCGTACCCGAGAGATTGTGGATAATCCAGAACGCAAGGAGCTGCAACACCGTGAGGAAAATAAGGCTCCACAGCTGGCGCGGTGTCTTGAACATAGTGCGCGTCGGCGTGTAAAGGCAGAACATGATGAGGAGCGTAATGATGATGACAAAGACAAGCACGTTACCATACGGGGCGGTGAGCATCTTCGAGTTTTCTTCGTTCTGCTGGGCGAGCTGGAGTGCGTCGATCTTTTCGAGAATTTCCTTGGTGATGGGGGCACCCTGGGCTACGATTTCCATGCCGCGCGGGACCATGCCCTTGATGAGCGTGACCTTGTTGCTCGCGTCGAGCTTGCGGGCTTCAGTTTCTTTTTCGAGATAGAATACGTTCGGGCTCGTGAAAACGTAAAGGGCTTCGTAGAAGGCGCTTTGCAATCCCTGTTCGGCGGAGAACGAATTTTGCAGCTGGCCGAATGCTTCTTCGATGCGGCGCTGCATGGGCTGGATTTCGCTGATTTCGAGCGTGCTTTCTTCGTTTTCCTTGATGAGCGAAATGTTCGGCTTGTTATAGATGATGTTCTTGATCTGCTTGATGTTGTAGCTGCTGCAGAACAAGCTGACTTCGGTTTCGGTCTTGGCAAGGAGCGTGTTCGAAACACCCTTTTGCATCATCTGGTAGAATACGGACATCAATGAATCGCGTGCAACGGCGTTTGTGCTAAGCGGCTTGATGGCGGTAATGGAAAGGCGCTGCTTGAGCTGGTCGTAAATGCTCGAAGCTTCCTTGATTTTCTCCTGCATGGCGGCGCTGCCGTCGTCTTTGCTGGTGCTGATGACGGCTTGCATCTTGCCGTACTGTTCGAGTTTCTTGAGGTACTGTTCCAGTTCGCGCAAGAGGCGCGTTGTTTCGTCGGCATTGAATTCAAAAATGGCGTTGATCTTGTCGGCGGCACGGGCCCTTTCGGCCTGGATTTCCTGTTCGCTCTTCGGAACTTCGAACTTGAACGGGGCGACAATCGTCCTCGTACTGAGCTGGCCCAAGTGCGGGCGCTCGGCGCGGAGGGCAATGTTCTTGTCCGGGAATAAGAGAATGGCTATAAGGATTAAGATAACCCAGCCAATAAACAGATGAATCTTTTTCTCTTTCTTGTTCATTTATTTCTCTTCTATTTTTTTTGCTCGTTCTGTTCGTAAGCTAGCAAAATGTCCTTGACTAGATGATGACGAAGAACGTCAGTTGCGCTAAATTCGACTTCCGCGATTCCCCGGATCCCCTGGAGGATTTTCATCGCGTGCTCGAGACCGGAAGTTTGGCCTTTGGCTAGGTCAATCTGGCTTGTGTCTCCGGTGATAATCGCCTTGCTGTGGGGGCCAAGTCGCGTGAGGAACATCTTCATCTGGGCAATGGTCGTATTTTGCGCTTCGTCAAGGATGATGAAGGCTCGTTTCAAAGTGCGGCCGCGCATGTAGGCGAGGGGAGCCACTTCGATGGCGCCCGTTTCTTCGTAACGCTTGAGTTTCTCGGCGGGTAAAAGCTCGGAGAGGCTGTCGTGGATCGGGCGAAGGTACGGGGCTATCTTTTCTTTGAGGTCGCCGGGCAGGTAACCGAGCGATTCGCCGGCTTCGACGGCGGGGCGCACAAGGCAGATGCGTTCGGCTTCGCCGCGTTCAAGGCTTGCGACGGCAAGCGTTACGGCAAGGAATGTCTTGCCTGTACCTGCGGGGCCCTTTGCAAAAATGATGTCGTTTTTTTCGACTGCCTTGACCAGTTCCGCCTGAGCGGGAGTCTTTGCGGAGACGCTGATGCCGAACCTGTTCCTAAAGACGGGGCTGTCGGGAATGAGTTCGGTGTAGCTTGTTTCGGAAGTTTCCTTGGGACCGAGCATGCGGTCGAGCTGGGTGGCGTCAAGAATCTCGCCGTTGCGTGCGGCGATTTTGAGCTGGTCGAGCACGGCCAGCAGGCCTGACAAGTCGGCACCTTCCTGGGGGACGAGGTCCAGACCCGGAAGACGGGTGCGTATTTCAACGCAAAAACGGCTCTCCAGTAATCGGAAAACCGTTTCACGTTCGCCTGAAATAACTCGTTTCAGGTTGTCAGACAGTGAGTAATGCCTTATACTACTCTTCATCTGTAGAAGGTTGCTGAATCGGGAGACCAAGCTTGGTCCTTGCTTCGAAGATTTCCTTGCGGAGCTTGTGGTTGTCTTCGTTAGCGGCGACTGCTTCGTCCTGAGTCTTCTTCAGAGTCTTTTCGTTGATGACTTCCTTGGGCGGTTCCTTCTTTGCAGGAGCAGCCGGCTTAGCGGCTTCGGCCTGGTTTTCGCTGTAACCCGTGTAAGAAGAGGATTCAGAAGTGGATTCGTTGCTTCCGGTGTAGCTAGCATCGCTGCTGCCAGAGTTAGAAGAACCTGCGCAAGCTGTGAAAAGTGCTACAGAAACAGAGGCGAGAACTAATTTCCATTTTTTAAGAGACATTATTAAGCTCCATTCTAGTCTTTGATGGCTAAAATATATATAGTTGTGGCAGAAAAAATGTTAAAAAAGGTAAAAATTGACTATGCAAGCACGTAAAAATGACGTTCAAGCCTATTCTCAGGTCTTTTTATCGTCCAAAAATTACGATTCCAAGAAAATTTATGCGAAAAGACGCTTGTCCTTGATGAAAAAGTTGGACTCTTTTGGCGTTTTTGCCGGGATGCCCATTGAACCGGGGGGCGAGGAAGCCTTTGTTCAAACTTGGACGCGCTTTGTGCAGGACCCGGCGTTTCTGTATTTGACGGGCGTGAACCAGGCGGGTTGCTATCTGGTGCTGGACCCGCGTGCTATGCGTTCGACGCT includes:
- a CDS encoding PhoH family protein; the protein is MKSSIRHYSLSDNLKRVISGERETVFRLLESRFCVEIRTRLPGLDLVPQEGADLSGLLAVLDQLKIAARNGEILDATQLDRMLGPKETSETSYTELIPDSPVFRNRFGISVSAKTPAQAELVKAVEKNDIIFAKGPAGTGKTFLAVTLAVASLERGEAERICLVRPAVEAGESLGYLPGDLKEKIAPYLRPIHDSLSELLPAEKLKRYEETGAIEVAPLAYMRGRTLKRAFIILDEAQNTTIAQMKMFLTRLGPHSKAIITGDTSQIDLAKGQTSGLEHAMKILQGIRGIAEVEFSATDVLRHHLVKDILLAYEQNEQKK
- a CDS encoding HD family phosphohydrolase, coding for MNKKEKKIHLFIGWVILILIAILLFPDKNIALRAERPHLGQLSTRTIVAPFKFEVPKSEQEIQAERARAADKINAIFEFNADETTRLLRELEQYLKKLEQYGKMQAVISTSKDDGSAAMQEKIKEASSIYDQLKQRLSITAIKPLSTNAVARDSLMSVFYQMMQKGVSNTLLAKTETEVSLFCSSYNIKQIKNIIYNKPNISLIKENEESTLEISEIQPMQRRIEEAFGQLQNSFSAEQGLQSAFYEALYVFTSPNVFYLEKETEARKLDASNKVTLIKGMVPRGMEIVAQGAPITKEILEKIDALQLAQQNEENSKMLTAPYGNVLVFVIIITLLIMFCLYTPTRTMFKTPRQLWSLIFLTVLQLLAFWIIHNLSGTLSRPESILPDAIDFMWLYPITFTPVIAVVLYDARMGLAFATFSAGFYGILNGYDLAATLTSLVVNIAVIAPLFRMRYRVQFAWSMIAGIVAAAASVSIMLLLRNRFNFATFYQTLIAASANIIIFTAVASVLLIHVVEKVFSITTVLTLMEMSDFNRPALKRISELAPGTFHHSIQVSNLAESVAESIGANSLLVRVMALYHDLGKTMRPEYFTENQKQGVNPHNNLDPYQSVKILTGHVSQGMLLAKEYKIPELVATGIQEHHGTTLIQFFHHKATELAKETGKEVKEEDFRYKGPRPQSMETAILMLADVIEATSRSMTDTSSEALISMIHKTILDKFMDGQFNESNLSVKELSKLEEAFLHSLDGTYHTRVKYPGQR